A window of Gossypium raimondii isolate GPD5lz chromosome 7, ASM2569854v1, whole genome shotgun sequence genomic DNA:
AGCATCCGAGCCAAACATAGCGATATTAGTTTTGAGTGGTTTAGTTGAGAATTGGGAACTAAATGTACTAGATGCTCAAATTGGGATCAAACTGAGTTAAACATGATCAAATGTTTTCAAATATACTCAAAAGTCTTTTTACGACCTCACTCAAGTCTATAATATGTGTATTTAAAAAggtgaaataaaattatacgaatattgatatatttaaaataaaacacatgatTACATGagaaaaaagattgaaaagcaaaaaagaaaattctcgAATGTCATCCATAAACTTGAGCAAcgtcaaaagaaaaatcattaaaacccAAAACGATAGAACTAACCAAAGGTGAGAAAAAACACAGTAATAAGCACTATTAATCCAcaaatgaaactaaaaaaacACCACAATACAATAGACATCATAGTACAAATAGCCAAAAATCTCCAAAACACAGTAGCAAACATATATCACAAAAGCACCCAAAATTCTTTGTACAAAACATAAGCTCCTATCATCGCAAATCCACTTCAATTCTGTATACCTCTCCTTAGTTTAATGTTTGTCAATCCACAACTACATTTTCTTCCCTTCCAATTACATTGAGACTTCTTTTTCCCCGAGAGCTCATGTTTCTTCTTCATCCTTGATGACATCTCCTTCCAAAACGCAATGGTGACATCTCCTTCCAATTACATAAGCCCTTTGTATTTGCCTTGCCTTTCTGttcaatttttctcaatttcctaatcctctttcctttttttttctagcAAAATCTTTAAGTAATGTGAACCAATCTTCATGACTACTATCAAACCTTTTTCCTTTGATCTCACCAACCTCCCTAAACCTCCTTTTCCCCAATATGACTTTCCTGTGTATCACGGCTTCAGTTTGGCTAACCATATTATCAATTAAGGGGTCCCATCTCAACTTGTAGCAATAACGTTTTTCGCTTTAGACTCCAAAGTTGTATCCATTAAAAAACCTGAGCTATTTCCGCCCTCAATACACATAATCAGCTCTGAGCTATTTCGTACATGTAACGTCGTCCATATCATCAATTGCCATTATGTGGGTATCATCAACGAGCTCAAGGTCTTTATGATGCTTTCCAAGATCCATAACTCAATTATTAGAGCCTCAAAACTCAGTTTCTTCAACATGATCCATAGGAGCCACCAAAGTATTCTTTTCCATATCATTAGCTAAAATATGATAGCCTATACCACTACCCCTTACGTGATCATAATCACAGAGCAAGGATTGAGCAAACGTTGTCCCATCATTAGGATAAAACTCCACCTTCTCCACCCGAATTGAATAATCCTCCCTAGCGcatgaaactaaaataaacttttCTTCATATGTTATAGTTTCAGTAAACAAGAACCCTTTACTAAGGTTTGACAACCTCATTGTTCTATTATTATAAACTTGAATAAAAGATTCCCGAATACTTGCAATAGTATGAAATGTGTTCATATTCCAAAGCTTGAAGGGGAATACCATAGCAACAAATCTACACAAGTCTCGTAGCTGGATCGGAACCTCTTAACCAAACCTCTATATCGGATAACCATTCAATGAGCCAACCACAATATCATTCTAAAGGATGCCAATGTGTTAAGGCTTTCAAATTCGATTAAGGAGTAGCAACCATCCAACTTCATAACATTGACATCAACATAATCCAATTGAAAAAAGTTTCTCAATAGCCAATCACTACGATAAACCCCTTTTTGCTTTCCCTATAATACTCGAAAGCTTATTTAGCATTTCATTGTTGACAGTTGCATTATTGGATCTAAATGTTACCTTAGATTGGattttttgaacttttgaaGCATGTATTAAGATCAATAAACACTAAGAAGGGGTGATTggtgaaaaaaagaaaagaaaatgaaagcttAAATTTGACGAATTTATAGTAATTCAAACTCAATTACCTGCTTTCATTATTTTCGCTTTCCTCAACTAAGGATTTCTCACCTCATTATCTCTTAAAATTGCACTTGAGGTGGATGCAACCTCTTTCATATACTTCACGTCTATCATTGCCTCTACTAAATTTAGTTTCGTCTCATTTAATTGATGAATAGTATGACTTCTAGGACTATCAAACATGGCTTGAGAAACGGAAACATGTGTACTGACACGCTTGGGAGGGATTTTCAACTTGTGCCTCCCTCGAAtgttttttttatgcatttgcAACTCTCCTACTTTAGTCCCGTTGTTCCTAATTGATGCCAATGGGGTTTGTTTGTATCCAACTGTTAACTAGTTTTTATTAATGTATTGATATTCCcttttcaaccaaaaaaaagttGAGGGTTGTTGAAGATTTAGTATTATTTTCGAATAAGTTGGATACTAGGGTTCTTAAGGATTACTCATATAAAAGTCAAATCtttcaaaatgtttatataAGGCCTAACTtctataaaaatgtttaaataagaattttacaCACACTTCAATccaatttgagtaaaaattagATGAAttctaacatatttaaaataaaatgcattATAGTTGAATTAGAtattgcttgaaaataaaagaagataaTAACAACATAATTTGAGACCTAATTTGTTTGAGCACTTTCAAAAAGTTTGACTCTTATTTAAGCACTTTGAAATGTTTGACATTCATTTGAGCACTTTGATAAAGGTTAAATCCTTCTATgagcattttaaaaaaattaattgtaatgTAAACAACCCCTAAAAAAGTTGAGCACCAATTTGAACATTTAACCTACGAAATATGAGAACCtaagattgaagaaataaatttcttttttgtttttagtattACATAATTTCCGAGTTggctttttattatattttttttaaaaattatacgTCAGCATTAAAAAAATGCCATTTTAGTTTCACAAATGCAGCACATGTATGAACTACAAAAGTCACAGAAAAATCCTTATTTTAACacattcaaattttcttttcctttatttaatcATTACCCTTGTGCGGGTAATCTTTGGCTCAATTTGAGCATTTAACCAACCAAATTGTGCAAACTTTTGGCCAATCATTTTCATTCGAGGCAGCAAGAACAGTATAGGTTCTGAAACTGTTCTTTTCTCCCACAGATTCATTGGGAGATATTTGCTTTGTCATTGGTTAATGTTCAGTTTTCATCTATGAAAATCACTGGTAAGTCCAAGCGGCCATTCCAAGGAACCAATTTCTCTTGCTCGAATGTGGCTGATTGTAGTATTCAAAGCATCCTAAATCCTTTGGCTTCCTTGATGAATACTTAAACTAGTAAACcaacccccaaaaaaaaaaaaaaaccaaaatcgaTTATCACTTGAAGAAAAACTAGTTCATAGATGAATTTAAATCAGAACATAAAGCAACCACACGAGCATAGCCCCATTTAAGTTTCTAAAGTTGCTAACTTTCAATCATCTTACGGAACTTAGGAACTTGAATAACTGGCGCCTTTGGCAGATAAATTgaaatccataaataaaaaataaagggttCAGATTTCATTGGAGTACAGAAAGTTGTCCCTTGTTCTACAATTCAAAATCATATTAAATACATAGATGGTTTCAAAACTATATAAACATTATTGactcaaaattaaaccaaatatgAAGTGGGATTTTAGAGAGGAAGCACCTTCTTGACAATATCCTGACTGAGAGCAGCAATCTGGGAATCAAGTGACTTGATAGTCTCTTCTTTTTGATTCTCCAAATTAGCCAAAGCCTCCTGCAATTCAACCTCAACTTTCTTCCTCCCTTCAGCCAGTTTCTCCTCAACTTCCAACTGAGTCTCCTTCTTCATCTTGTTCAAAGCGGCTGCAATCTCAGCCCTTGCAGCTCTCATAATAGCCGCTGCTTGTTCTTCAAGTTGCTTCACTTCCTCAGACGTGTCCTTCACACTGGCAAGTTTCTCCTTTATGGCAGCATCTCTCTCATCCATGAATTTCCCGAGTGGGGTAAAGTAGACCTTGTCAAGAGCAAACATGAGGAACAAGAACTGGACCATCATGATGGGGAGGGTTAAGTTGAAATCGAAAAGAGCGGCCTTTTCTATTTCTGCAGCAAGAGAAGGTGGGGCAAAGGATAAAGTGGTGACTGTGAAGAGGGAGATAGATTTGAGAGTGGTGGAGGAGAGTGAGGGGATTTGTTGGGTTTTCAAGAACTTTGGGGTGGGGAGTTTTGGGAGGGAAAGTTGTGGGATTTGTTTGAGTTTGGGTTTGGAAAAGAAGGATGATGAAGCAGCAATGGAGATTACAGGCTTTGAGGAAGCCATTATCATGCTGGCCATGGCTTCTGGTTTGAGGAAGTAAGGGAAATCACAGACTCTTTTGAGTTTTAGATGTCGATACGATGTGAGATTGTGTTGTGcaaattgaaaggaaaaaaggtggggtttttttttttttttttttcaattttttgtggAGATGGTGAGCATGAAGTTTTGCAGAAGGTTATCTCATTCTTTGCCACACAAATTGATGAGGTTATGGTGGACTGAATGACTGGGTCAAGTGGTGTGGGGAAAGTGGGCTTTGGATCAGATAATGGGTCAAATGGTACTTTTTCATCGACCCAATAGAAAATTTGGGGTTCTTTGTTCCATCATAGTTGGGTACACCAAAGATTCAAAGGGCtcaaaaaaattggaaatttaaatgaaaatcaaaGTTACAAATCCTACCCTAAATCAAAATACTAGATGTTGATGATGCTAACTaaatttgtattcaatttttcaGTAAGATGTGACAGCATGTTGAGAACTAAAAGAGCAGGAAAAGCCTATATAAATGTCAAATCTAATCGAGTTGAACCGAACAGAATTGAGTATGCCATTACCCTAAAGCTGTAAAGATTTTTCATTGAACTTTTCACAAGAAAGCACACATACTACGGCAACCTCGGTATTTGAAAGTTCCTGCTCTTTTAAGGGTTGGAAGCTTTGAACATGTGGACCGTAAGTGTTCACACTTGCCTTTTTGTGTCTCACTATCCTTGTATCCTTCTTCGTTATTAAGTTCAGCCTCCACAGAGCTTGATAATGGCCTGCATATTTCGAATACGATGACAGGATTATAGCACTATGGATGATATCCTAATATAAATAGCAATACTTTTACTGATGTAAAGAGCCTTACGTGTATGAATGATCTTGAGGAACAGTCTGTTTAACTTTTTGAACCTTTGTCGAGATATGCCTAGTGAAATGAAGCTGAAGAGGAAAAAGCGAATAGAGATTGACACATTTAATTGTGGGACAAAAATATGATAACAAACAATGTTGTAAGAGCAGAGGAAACATGGGACAAACCTGATCATCATCCTTGATGCCATACTTTTCGATAAGATCAGCGTCTGTGATCAACTTCACATCACCATAAGACAAGCAAAAGTGTCCCCAAACACGTCCCCTCCATGATGTATTATGCAGATTCATATGAATTCATATCACAAAAAAGCAATACAATGTCAATAACACAGATCAATTCGCCCATAGCCAAACTTGAATATTAGACATCACGTGCGGGCAGGGTAATAAGCAATAACAACAAAACGAATTGGCTATGATACTACATTAAGAATCTGGCCTAGAACCAATTTGCATGCATGAGAAGCCAAACTTGAATAGGGAAGGGATTTTCAGACAATGAAATAAGTGAAGTTACCATGAAATCTTGTCAGGACCTTCGTCTGGCATATGACAAAAGACATTCTGGACTCCCAGCTTGAGATCTGCAACGGTAGCCGACTTTAAAACTTCAATAACTGCAAGAAAAACAGATGTTAATGGAACACAAAAATAAGTGAAATGTAATTATGGCATTTGGGATGGGAAAAGAAAGGAGAGAAAAAAGTACCAAAGGAAGAGCCATCCAATTTGCGAATGGAGAGATTGAGGGTCTCTTCGGGAAGCTTAGAATAAGAGAAAGATTCGTGAGTTGAACCATCGGCGGCAACCACAGGGGATGATGAGGTTGACTTCCCTGGAAGCCTCTCCAAAGAAGCTGTTGAGGTAGAAATTTCCTCCACTTCGAGTCCCGACATGCTGTCAATATGTCAAGAAGAAAacagaagaaacaaaaacaaaaaacaaagcaaaacaaCTATAggaaaatatatagaaaaggACCGGGAGAATATATCGGGTGGGGTCCCTGAACACACCAGATGTCAAAGGCTCAACCCATTTTAGGGAGAAAACTTTGATTCTTTGGCGACATGGGACGACCTTTGTGTGTCGTTGGAGATTCAGAGAAAGAAGGAGGGAATGGGCGTTTCTCGTTACTTCCTATATTTGCTATATTTGGAAGGCTTTTCAGGGGACAAATGGAACTGAGAGGAGATTGACAGTTTGAGAGTCTCAAGGGTCAGGTTCTCATTTATTACACACGCCCccagtttttttccttttataatatacatatatttggtATAAATGCTTCTTCAATTCACCTTTCAAGCCATTTGGATGCCGAGAAAAACCAGAGAATAACTCAGAAAAAAATGTGATTGTCGATGTGACTCACTCTGCCAAGAGCCCTACAAGTTCACAGGCTGAGGGTTACATTACACATTGTCTCCTTACATTGCCGAGAGTTTTGGCAAGTTAACGGAGTGTTTGATTAGGTGAAAACACGACAATTGGAGTACCATGGCATATAAGTCATGACTTTAAGGGAAGATGCCACCACTTGCCATAAGCCATCAGATCAAATCCAACCATGCGCAAACTCTTCAATTGGACATGATTCCACCTATTTAGGCACTACCAGGCACCCCACTCTATGAACCATCATGAATTTCTACAAAGTAGAAAAACAGAACCCTGACCAAGAACAATATCAAACTAGTCGAAGGTTCGTAACCCTCGAAAGAGTTCAATATGTACTCTAAAAAAGAACATTTGAATGTTCCAGTTATAAAACTACATATCCATCTATAGTTGCAGCCTTTCAGGTGTAAATAGAATCGCAAAGCTTCTGGCATATAATCAGTTCAAATATAAAACGAAATGAAATAGGGGAACTTCAACATTTTCCTTTCCATTTGAGGAAAAAACATGGAAATCCCAACTACAAGAATTTGACaaaaagaacaagaaagaaAGGAAGTAAGAAAAATGATCCCGAAAAGAGATATACAGTAGGAATAGTTGTAAGCTATCCTAACTCTTCACTATTACAAAGTTTCACCAAATTTAGTACTCTTGTGACCCCGAGGGAGGGAAAAAGGGAAGACAAAAAATGGTGAGATGATCAGACTGCAGAGTCATCAGCTACGTTGGCTCTAACCGCAAGGGATGTCAAAACTTTGGATAAATCTCCATTCCTTTTAGAAGGCTATCTTACTTCCAACAGCTCATAAGCACTTTGATTGAACAAAGGTAAAGCAGAAATCAGCAACTTAGCCTGAAGTCAGTTATTTCCCCACAAGCTTGTAGTAGGCATACAAACCAGAACCAACAAACCCCAGCAATTGCCCGATAACATTCAGctgtaacaaaaataaatagagttcCTTTACAAAGTGCAACTTAAAAGGAGAGAGACAAATTTACATTTATGCCAAATGTTAACTAGCAGTAACAATAAGGTATTGCACTTACAATATCAAAGGGAAGCCCACCAAAAAGCATCCAGCCAAGTCCAATGGTAAAAAGATCCTACAACCACAAATTAATTAGCAAACCAGAGAACAAATTTGGAAATATGcgcatttttttttctaacaaagGAAAATATGTACTTGTATGTGCTGCATGACAGTAAATGAGGCCAAGCAAGATATCTAGAAAGTTCATTTATACATGGAGATGAGAAATGCATCATTATACCCTCATGGTCAAATCAAATGCGAAGTCAGACAgcttaaaacttttaataaataatgcaTTTAAAGGAGTTCAGTGCTTGGAACTTTTTGGGGGGCCAACATTTGGTGGAACTTCATTCTGAGGATTCCTCAATTAAACACAATTAGCAACAATGAGAATGAAATTGCAGATCATTATACATGACTGCCAGACTGTAGGGAGGAGAATGCATGAATCATGATTGGAGACGAGTGTAAGCATACCTTCAGATTCCCACAAATGGTTTGTGTAACTGCCGAATTGAGAGTTGTGTTCAAGAATATAGTGTAATTCAAGAAGAAAGCTAGCATACAAGAAAGAATCAATACGGCCTGTCCAGAAAGAAGGGGGAAAATGTATCACCATTGTAAGAACCATATTGAGTTATTTGAGGTGAAGCTAAAAGGCACTGCAACAAGAGGTAAACTGGACAGTGTTTCAAGTTTTCTGAACTTCAAGAGACTAATACAAGgcataaacatatcaaatgtCAATAATCCTTCAAATGATTGAAAAGAGAATGGTTATGAAGCAAATCATTGTGGACTATGCATTAATATATGCAACTGTCGTTTATAAAAGAGTTCAATTACCAACAAACAGGCAATCcccaaacataaaaataaatattcatattgaTACAGCAGCTAGCTTGAGAGcgcaaaacataccaaaaaacCAGGTGACAAGAGGTGAGGGAAATTCATTGTAGTCTTCAAATCACCATGAAGAAATGTCCACACTAACAAAATCGGTCCACATATTATAcctattataaaaaaaaccagTTAATCATAAAATAGCTCTTAACTGAGACCAAAAGTTAAGTGACcatggaataaaagaaaatgtaattcAAGCTGGAGTTATAAGTTACCGTTACACCACATAAGCCCAAAGCTATTAAGCCCACTAGATTTCcctgaaaaagagaaaaataggCAAGCACACAATAATTATGCCAAAACAGAGAAGGGGAAATGtagttaaaagaataaaagatagaaagaaaatggagagaatGCTACCAATTCGGGCAATGGTTGCAAGATATATAGCTGTAGAGATGTTGGCCAAGAAAACAATAGCGTATCCATAAAAGTCAAATGACAAGTCACGAGCTCCCGCAACAAATGCACCAATAACAATCAATCCAACACTGATaagatctttaaattttttcagtTGAAGGAAGAAATCAGAAACATGGCTATTCAAGCAAAAGGTCTTTCAATATTTCccattaaaaagtaaaatttttatgcAGCTAAGGTTTTAAAAACCACTTAGTTGAACTCTCACAATAGAAAATTTGTATAACTAGAAGTTATGTCAAGTAATAGTAGAAGGAAGAATTCCCTATCACAGCCACGATCTTACAAATAGGAGCACATTTTACTAATATCTGCAATGACCATAGAAGAAATGGAACTGAAAAGCCAAAGATTGGGCTTGAGTCCAACTCCAATGAGAGCACATCAAAACTATGATAAGCCCTTTTATTGGTcagcttaaaattttgtattagcATTCTCATCAATGAAAAACAACCAAACAAAACTTATGTTTCAAAATCATACTCTAGCAGCAACTCGGTCAAACACAATGTAAGATGCTCTAAATAAATTTCAGAACAACCTGAGCTACAGACATTACTAATCATCTTCCCTAGATTTTCTTACTTTCAACAAGATAACATTTCCTAGAGAAGCAACAGCAAGAAAGGGATCGAAGCAGCAGTTACCTTCCAACTATAGATGATGTATACTTCTGTCCTGCGAGGAGAAACTCCACAATCATCGTAAAAACAACAGTGGTTCGCCTAAGAGTAGTGTACATGGGAACATTTACTCCACGAATAGACTCAACAGTGACTAGCTTTCAAGGAGAAAGAGGAAGAACCCATAACTTTTTTATCagccaaatatttaaaaaaaaaagtaaacgaTTATCCAATGGGTCGAAACATAATAATACCATGTAAAGCAAATAAGTTCCTGCAAGAGGAAGGGTATGAATCAAAGTCTTCAAGGGAACCAAACTGGTGTTGCTATCAGAAATGGTTAAAGATTCATTGTTTGCGAAAGATATCATCTTCCACCGTCTCAGTGCATAGAGAAAGGTACACGAACTTATCATCTACCGAAGAAAGGATACAAGATAATTCCAAAACAATTATGCAAAAAAACATATACGaataatataattgaaatgaatttttttatttttacctgaAAGAGTGTAATTACATTGGCACAGGGGAAACCATAAGAAGATAAAGCTGCTTTATTGAACAGTATCAAAAGCActgcaacaaaaaaaaaacaatttaaccaataaaaaaGCGATCAGAGaactgaaaattataaaaagaaaaaaaatgaaacaaagaagAGGGAAAAGGGAACGAACCAGCGCAAGACATGTAATAGATGGCGGCGTAGGCTCCTCTCTTGGTCATGGCGGATCCTTTGAAAATCCTCTCATCTCCTCTTTTGAGAagcctttctttttcttcttctttgtctATCGGCGGATCCGAAACCGGAAGCATCGGGTTCTTGAAGGAATTCGTCGCCATCATTGACATTTCTTTGCTCTTTCGTTctcgttttttttttactttttttttgtgagtTTTGGAAGACGACGACTTCAAGCGATGGTAGTTAAGAGTGAGGAGAGCCAACCTTCGTAGCACGGCAACGACAAGTACGATAGCTGAGTCACTGAATCAGGAACTCGAACAGGGACCTAGTCACCAATTAGGCCCAATTCGTTTGAATATTCCACGTCTTTCCTCTGATCTTATCAACTTTTAGAAACAATTAATTGGGCCCAAATGCAAATCCGGGGCCTTTTTTAAGTGATATAGTTCATGTGTAGAGTCTAGTTCAGTGAGAATAATGCAATTTGAAGAGGAGATGTGGTACACTTATCAAAAATCTGTACTCAACAGCTGTCCTAACAGCTGTCATGCAAGTATTGGTCACCGAGGCGTTGGCTCGGGTTTTcctaaaaaacttaaaagaaaaaagaaaatgaaaggcCACAGATAAAATCCTAagcaaacaaaaccaaaaataaaaaactgaaGAAACATAAATTCTATAAACACATTTCCTCCTCTTTGCATCTTTAGACGTTTTAATGGAGTATACTGGCTGTTCCTTTCCATCACTGTAAATGATCCCATTGAATCACTATAGCAATGTTTAACAGTCACGTCCCACGACTTGGTTAACCATTTTCGAATCTGCCTGAGCAAACCCATACTCTCTTTGCCCAACATATTGGCCACCCATAGATTATCAGTCTCTCAAATCAGCTGTCTAATATTCAACGCCCAAGCTCTTTGGATACCTTCAAAAACACCCCACAATTCCGCTTCCATCGCAGAGCATATGCCAATACGTTTGAAGAACACCTCCAGCAGCCGCCATACTGTCCGATCGCCTCAAAGCCCGTCAACAGGAGGAGGGGACCAGCAGACCCACGTTGGAATTCTGCTGTTATTTCCAACAGCAGGCACGTTTCTATTCATTGCTGGAAGGAGATGAGAACATTGCTGGAGGCTCCAGTTCAATATCACGACCAGGATCGAAGATACGCCTACACCGGTCCTTCCAAAGTCCCCAACATATAAACCCGAATAATAGATCCCGATCCGAAAGGGTCGAAAACCGCTGTGAGCTGCCAATAATACTCAAAATCCATTCGCTAATATCAGCTTGAACTATCGACGATCATAAGCCTAAAGCTATTTAAccaaaaggaaagaaattaaAGTCATTGTGGTAGAGTCCATATTAGCTAATAATTGACCGTgcaacaacaattttttttttcattgtatAGCAAATCGTtgataacaaatattttttttgaatattaaacaattaaaaagtgTAATTTAGAATgaacgaaaataataaaaactcaattttgaaagaaattgtaaaaaatgaaaaaaaaaatcctaaaactaTTCTTGTAGTAATAAAATAAGCTTCCTTCAAAATCGCAACTTAATTGGAAGCTTTGAATATCAATGCAACATAAAAGCACATGATAATGTCAGTGCCGGTTACAACTATTAGATGCAACGGCAATGGTAACTTAGGGAACCGCTGAAACACTATTATAACTTACTTTATTTGGTTGACATATGATTTATGAGAACTTTTAGCATCCTATTAGTGAAAACTCATCATGCTAGAATCAAATCAAGTGTGATTTAAGTTCCTATAAATAAGAGTTTTTATTTTGTGAGGAGATTATTTTtgctcttatatatataaataagtacaCTTGGCTCAATTGTATCCTAACCAATATATGACAAGCAAAACCAATGAACTTTTAATGGGTATGAAAGCAAGCTGCTTGACACCATCATTGAGTGATTTGCAATCAAGATAGAAGGTTCATGATTTCTTGCCTTCTATGTTGGATGATACAAATTATACCTATTGAAAAGTTACAACGaaagtttttataaaatctatGAATGAAAAAGCTTCACGCTCAACTCTAACTAACTAAGAACCTCCAAGATGTGTCTAGTATAAGTCAACTCCAAATTTACTTAGATCGTTAAGGAAAAAAACTGGTGAATGCAAACTCCAAGGATTTTAATGCAATCTTCTATGGCATTGATTCTAAAGAATTCAGGTGAATCTCTAAATGCATTACTATCGAAGAAACTTGGACTATTCTTAAAAGTACGAACAACCAATTGCACTAGCTCGAAGATTATTAGATAAGCTTGTATACAATGGTCAAACGTTAAGTCTtaggatttgaattttaatttaacgtgattaatggttattttatttttcattaatttatcattatcattagaCTAAATCGTTATagttatgtttgaatttaaatatatttcaccatttttaaaaatttcaccgTTATAATACTTAATTTCACTAATACAATCTTTTTATTAACTTATCATTATCTTTAGGCTCACCATTATATTTGAATcgaacacatattttataattaatttcatcgTTACAATAACTAACCCCATGGCTACCATTAGTTTTGAGATCCTTCTTTAGTGTATgtgatctaaatatatttttaattatttattttaaatttgtattttaattcaaaca
This region includes:
- the LOC128042598 gene encoding ATP synthase subunit b', chloroplastic encodes the protein MASMIMASSKPVISIAASSSFFSKPKLKQIPQLSLPKLPTPKFLKTQQIPSLSSTTLKSISLFTVTTLSFAPPSLAAEIEKAALFDFNLTLPIMMVQFLFLMFALDKVYFTPLGKFMDERDAAIKEKLASVKDTSEEVKQLEEQAAAIMRAARAEIAAALNKMKKETQLEVEEKLAEGRKKVEVELQEALANLENQKEETIKSLDSQIAALSQDIVKKVLPL
- the LOC105803296 gene encoding uncharacterized protein LOC105803296 produces the protein MSGLEVEEISTSTASLERLPGKSTSSSPVVAADGSTHESFSYSKLPEETLNLSIRKLDGSSFVIEVLKSATVADLKLGVQNVFCHMPDEGPDKISWGRVWGHFCLSYGDVKLITDADLIEKYGIKDDDQLHFTRHISTKVQKVKQTVPQDHSYTPLSSSVEAELNNEEGYKDSETQKGKCEHLRSTCSKLPTLKRAGTFKYRGCRSMCAFL
- the LOC105770253 gene encoding UDP-N-acetylglucosamine transporter UGNT1 isoform X2, which produces MSMMATNSFKNPMLPVSDPPIDKEEEKERLLKRGDERIFKGSAMTKRGAYAAIYYMSCAVLLILFNKAALSSYGFPCANVITLFQMISSCTFLYALRRWKMISFANNESLTISDSNTSLVPLKTLIHTLPLAGTYLLYMLVTVESIRGVNVPMYTTLRRTTVVFTMIVEFLLAGQKYTSSIVGSVGLIVIGAFVAGARDLSFDFYGYAIVFLANISTAIYLATIARIGKSSGLNSFGLMWCNGIICGPILLVWTFLHGDLKTTMNFPHLLSPGFLDLFTIGLGWMLFGGLPFDILNVIGQLLGFVGSGLYAYYKLVGK
- the LOC105770253 gene encoding UDP-N-acetylglucosamine transporter UGNT1 isoform X1, yielding MSMMATNSFKNPMLPVSDPPIDKEEEKERLLKRGDERIFKGSAMTKRGAYAAIYYMSCAVLLILFNKAALSSYGFPCANVITLFQMISSCTFLYALRRWKMISFANNESLTISDSNTSLVPLKTLIHTLPLAGTYLLYMLVTVESIRGVNVPMYTTLRRTTVVFTMIVEFLLAGQKYTSSIVGSVGLIVIGAFVAGARDLSFDFYGYAIVFLANISTAIYLATIARIGKSSGLNSFGLMWCNGIICGPILLVWTFLHGDLKTTMNFPHLLSPGFLAVLILSCMLAFFLNYTIFLNTTLNSAVTQTICGNLKDLFTIGLGWMLFGGLPFDILNVIGQLLGFVGSGLYAYYKLVGK
- the LOC105770253 gene encoding UDP-N-acetylglucosamine transporter UGNT1 isoform X3, with amino-acid sequence MSMMATNSFKNPMLPVSDPPIDKEEEKERLLKRGDERIFKGSAMTKRGAYAAIYYMSCAVLLILFNKAALSSYGFPCANVITLFQMISSCTFLYALRRWKMISFANNESLTISDSNTSLVPLKTLIHTLPLAGTYLLYMLVTVESIRGVNVPMYTTLRRTTVVFTMIVEFLLAGQKYTSSIVGSVGLIVIGAFVAGARDLSFDFYGYAIVFLANISTAIYLATIARIGKSSGLNSFGLMWCNGIICGPILLVWTFLHGDLKTTMNFPHLLSPGFLCLLASPQITQYGSYNGDTFSPFFLDRPY